From the Synechococcus sp. HK01-R genome, one window contains:
- the argJ gene encoding bifunctional glutamate N-acetyltransferase/amino-acid acetyltransferase ArgJ — translation MARRQDGSSVSRAHVLAATSGSSISWTPLEGGITAPQGFEAAGITAGLKASGKSDLSLLLAPEGAVCAGTFTTSVVRAACVDLCAQRLAASSGRARAVLTNSGQANACTGDRGLIDSQRATQALADRLGLDADDVLICSTGVIGVPIPMDTLLAGLDPLVDALSSEGGAAAATAILTTDLIDKQIALEADLGGRRVRIGGMAKGSGMIHPDMATMLGYLTCDAGVPAEVWQAMVKRAVDRSFNAITVDGDTSTNDTFLAFAAGEPLAPADLAALEEGVTLVAQHLARAIARDGEGATCLIDVLVQGAATEAEALLIARTVCGSSLVKTAVHGRDPNWGRIVAAAGRSGVDFDPEAVALWLGPYQLMAAGRPLPFDRDAASGYLRQRAAGAYLQDDSVLIRLELGDGSCSGRAWGCDLSDQYVRINADYTT, via the coding sequence ATGGCGCGGCGTCAGGATGGATCCAGTGTCTCGCGTGCGCACGTGCTTGCGGCTACCAGCGGCTCATCGATCTCATGGACTCCCCTGGAGGGGGGCATCACCGCACCACAGGGGTTTGAAGCGGCTGGCATCACCGCAGGACTGAAGGCCTCCGGTAAGTCGGATCTCTCCTTGTTGCTGGCCCCGGAAGGCGCTGTTTGCGCCGGCACTTTCACCACCTCCGTGGTGCGTGCCGCCTGTGTGGATCTTTGCGCGCAGCGGTTGGCTGCGAGCTCGGGTCGGGCCAGGGCCGTGCTCACCAATTCAGGGCAGGCGAATGCCTGCACCGGCGATCGCGGCTTGATTGATAGCCAGAGGGCTACGCAGGCGCTGGCTGATCGTTTGGGCCTGGATGCTGACGATGTGCTGATTTGTTCGACCGGCGTGATCGGTGTGCCGATCCCGATGGACACCCTGCTGGCGGGCTTGGATCCCCTGGTCGACGCGCTCAGCTCTGAGGGCGGGGCTGCAGCCGCCACCGCGATCCTGACGACCGACTTAATCGATAAGCAGATCGCCCTTGAGGCGGACCTCGGCGGCCGTCGCGTTCGGATCGGCGGCATGGCCAAGGGTTCTGGGATGATCCATCCCGATATGGCCACCATGCTCGGCTATCTCACCTGTGATGCCGGCGTGCCGGCTGAGGTCTGGCAGGCGATGGTGAAGCGAGCGGTGGATCGCTCCTTCAATGCGATCACGGTGGATGGAGACACCAGCACCAATGACACTTTCCTTGCCTTTGCTGCTGGCGAGCCGCTGGCTCCCGCCGATCTGGCGGCTCTTGAGGAAGGTGTGACCCTGGTGGCACAGCATCTGGCCCGCGCCATCGCCCGTGATGGAGAGGGTGCGACCTGCTTGATCGATGTGCTGGTCCAGGGTGCGGCAACGGAAGCAGAGGCCCTTCTGATCGCCCGCACGGTCTGTGGCTCATCGCTTGTGAAAACAGCCGTGCATGGGCGCGACCCCAACTGGGGACGGATCGTGGCGGCTGCCGGTCGTTCCGGTGTGGACTTTGACCCCGAAGCGGTGGCTCTATGGCTGGGGCCCTATCAGCTGATGGCTGCAGGGCGGCCCCTTCCCTTTGACCGGGATGCCGCTTCGGGCTATCTGAGGCAGCGGGCTGCAGGGGCCTATCTCCAGGACGACAGCGTCTTGATCCGATTGGAGCTGGGTGATGGCTCCTGCAGTGGCCGTGCCTGGGGATGTGACCTCTCGGATCAATACGTGCGCATCAACGCCGATTACACCACTTGA
- the coaE gene encoding dephospho-CoA kinase (Dephospho-CoA kinase (CoaE) performs the final step in coenzyme A biosynthesis.): MPSQRRIGLTGGIASGKSSVGRWLADRGIPLLDADQIARDALVTGSEGAKRVLEHFGDRVLASGSTVVDGRIDRAALARIVFSDPDERRWLERLVHPLVRDHFDGELLRLEQEPIVVLMIPLLFEAGLESLCTEIWVVTCSEQQQQERLMARDALTAEEARLRIAAQLPLASKCAKADLVIDNGDRPEAWTVLVESQL, from the coding sequence ATGCCCAGCCAACGCCGGATTGGCCTCACCGGAGGCATCGCCAGCGGCAAGAGCAGTGTTGGTCGCTGGTTGGCCGACAGGGGCATTCCACTACTGGATGCCGACCAAATCGCCCGTGACGCCCTAGTCACCGGAAGCGAGGGTGCCAAACGGGTGCTGGAACACTTCGGAGATCGGGTGCTGGCAAGCGGTTCGACCGTGGTAGACGGGCGCATCGATCGCGCGGCCCTGGCCCGGATCGTGTTCAGCGACCCAGACGAGCGGCGTTGGCTCGAGCGGCTGGTCCACCCCCTCGTCCGCGATCACTTCGATGGGGAGCTGCTGAGGCTCGAGCAGGAGCCAATCGTGGTGCTGATGATTCCGCTGCTGTTTGAAGCAGGCCTGGAGAGCCTCTGCACAGAAATCTGGGTTGTGACCTGCTCAGAACAGCAGCAACAAGAGCGACTGATGGCCCGAGATGCGCTGACGGCCGAGGAAGCCCGGCTCAGGATCGCCGCTCAGCTGCCCCTCGCCAGCAAATGCGCCAAAGCAGACCTGGTGATTGACAACGGTGACCGGCCAGAAGCGTGGACCGTGCTGGTCGAATCACAGCTCTGA
- the gatB gene encoding Asp-tRNA(Asn)/Glu-tRNA(Gln) amidotransferase subunit GatB: protein MAANGAGTGNWEAVIGLETHVQLGTESKIFTSASTAFGDDPNTHIDPVVCGLPGTLPVLNQKVLEYAVKAAMALNLNIAEHCKFDRKQYFYPDLPKNYQISQYDEPIAEDGWIEVEVAEKGKDTYLKRIGIERLHMEEDAGKLVHAGSDRLAGSTHSLVDYNRAGVALAEIVSKPDLRTGREAAEYASEIRRIMRYLGVSDGNMQEGSLRCDVNISVRQGPDAPFGTKVEIKNMNSFSAIQKACDYEIQRQIKAYETGEPVVQETRLWDEGKQLTKSMRGKEGASDYRYFPDPDLGPIEVSVDQREAWRAELPELPAAKRHRYAETLGLSQYDARVLTDERPMADYFEAVVAAGADAKLAANWITGDIAAYVNSNRLSYGDLPFRAEQLAEMVQLIDGGKISGKIAKEILPELLEQGGSPAKIVDERGLGMISDPAAITAIVEELLAAHPEEVEAFRGGKNKLQGFFVGQLMKKTGGKADPKLANQILTQKLKGG, encoded by the coding sequence ATGGCAGCGAACGGCGCGGGCACGGGCAACTGGGAAGCCGTGATCGGTCTGGAGACCCATGTGCAGCTGGGCACCGAGAGCAAGATCTTCACCAGCGCCTCCACGGCCTTCGGTGATGACCCCAACACCCACATCGACCCGGTGGTGTGCGGTTTGCCCGGCACCTTGCCTGTGCTGAATCAGAAGGTGCTCGAGTATGCGGTGAAGGCGGCGATGGCCCTCAACCTCAACATCGCGGAGCACTGCAAGTTCGACCGCAAACAGTATTTCTATCCCGATCTGCCGAAGAACTACCAGATCTCTCAGTACGACGAACCGATCGCTGAGGACGGCTGGATCGAGGTGGAAGTGGCAGAAAAAGGCAAAGACACTTACCTCAAACGCATCGGTATCGAGCGTCTGCACATGGAGGAGGACGCGGGCAAGCTGGTGCATGCCGGCAGCGATCGACTGGCGGGTTCCACCCATTCCCTTGTGGATTACAACCGCGCTGGGGTTGCGCTCGCTGAGATCGTCAGCAAGCCCGATCTGCGCACCGGTCGCGAGGCTGCTGAATACGCCTCTGAGATCCGCCGGATCATGCGCTACTTAGGCGTGAGCGATGGAAACATGCAGGAGGGTTCCCTGCGTTGTGACGTCAATATCTCCGTGCGCCAGGGGCCTGATGCCCCCTTTGGCACCAAGGTGGAGATCAAGAACATGAACTCCTTCTCGGCGATTCAGAAGGCCTGTGACTACGAAATTCAGCGCCAGATCAAGGCCTATGAAACCGGCGAACCCGTGGTGCAGGAGACCCGACTCTGGGATGAGGGCAAGCAGCTCACGAAGAGCATGCGCGGTAAGGAGGGAGCCAGTGATTACCGCTACTTCCCCGATCCTGACCTTGGGCCGATCGAGGTGAGCGTGGATCAGCGCGAAGCCTGGCGCGCCGAACTGCCGGAGCTGCCCGCGGCTAAGCGCCATCGCTATGCGGAGACCCTTGGTCTGTCGCAATACGACGCCCGGGTGCTCACCGACGAACGTCCGATGGCGGATTATTTCGAGGCTGTGGTGGCTGCAGGTGCTGACGCCAAGCTTGCTGCCAACTGGATCACGGGCGATATCGCCGCCTATGTGAACAGCAACCGTCTCAGCTACGGGGACTTGCCCTTCCGCGCGGAGCAGCTCGCGGAAATGGTGCAACTGATCGATGGCGGCAAGATCAGCGGCAAGATCGCCAAGGAAATCCTTCCTGAGTTGCTCGAGCAGGGTGGCTCACCGGCCAAGATCGTCGATGAGCGAGGCCTGGGCATGATCAGCGACCCGGCCGCGATCACCGCCATCGTCGAAGAGCTCCTGGCTGCTCACCCTGAGGAGGTGGAAGCTTTCCGCGGCGGTAAGAACAAGCTGCAGGGTTTCTTTGTGGGCCAGCTGATGAAGAAGACCGGCGGTAAGGCTGATCCGAAGCTGGCGAATCAGATCCTCACTCAGAAACTGAAGGGGGGCTAA